From a single Paludibacter jiangxiensis genomic region:
- a CDS encoding SPOR domain-containing protein yields MEGLLQHLEQLIIQHDYAILPEFGGFIVNYVPAKIDESRNLITAPCKEIVFNPALNYNDGLLAGSIQQSENVSFRKANLIVRDYVDELKKRLKNGETVALGKIGSLHLNENGQTEFISADSYDFLPDNIGNYDIRLKAVNHEEEETSQIVLQFPTTKRRLYKYAAVFVVLIGLAVLTPLLHMHFSPYLAKLNPLAFFQKDSVLTDSSHKHLIIAIADTDELKKDSLTKAPLASDSSKNRCKAPWHVIAGSYPTKVEAVDKARELQKQPAYKSTCIAYSTRLSKSAIPAAKNPINVQAQPQGQQKAWHIVVANFETPNKALRFAQQQSANEKMQIEAYGTNNVYRIIAGSYSSEKEADIKLAEIRKRAAFKTAWVLHNPVLLNYPLSSKPTVAPKATAQPVVQKTTSSNSNIPQLTNDSWYVVVGNYVTLQQAQQYANATGKAEKVSLSVVKDKKFYRVIAGSFSDKEAANAKVKELHKHAAFAEAWAFHKPQK; encoded by the coding sequence ATGGAGGGATTACTTCAACATTTAGAACAGCTCATCATTCAGCACGACTACGCCATTCTTCCGGAATTCGGCGGGTTTATAGTGAATTATGTCCCTGCTAAGATTGATGAATCCAGAAACCTCATCACTGCACCCTGCAAAGAAATCGTCTTCAATCCTGCCCTGAATTACAACGACGGTTTGCTTGCCGGTTCTATTCAACAGTCTGAAAATGTGTCTTTCCGAAAAGCCAATTTAATTGTTCGCGACTACGTTGATGAATTAAAAAAACGATTAAAAAACGGAGAAACTGTAGCTCTGGGAAAAATCGGCAGCTTACACCTGAACGAAAACGGACAAACAGAATTCATATCGGCCGACTCATATGATTTTCTACCGGATAACATCGGCAATTACGACATTCGGCTCAAAGCTGTAAATCACGAAGAAGAGGAAACAAGTCAGATTGTACTTCAATTTCCAACGACCAAGCGTCGTTTATACAAATATGCAGCAGTTTTTGTCGTATTGATAGGCTTAGCCGTGCTGACGCCACTGCTTCACATGCATTTTTCACCTTATTTAGCGAAGCTCAACCCGCTGGCTTTTTTCCAAAAAGATTCAGTATTAACCGACTCCTCTCACAAACATCTCATTATTGCAATTGCAGACACTGATGAGTTAAAAAAAGATAGTCTAACTAAAGCGCCTCTTGCATCTGACAGCTCCAAAAACAGATGCAAAGCGCCTTGGCATGTAATTGCAGGTTCGTATCCAACCAAAGTAGAAGCCGTTGATAAAGCACGGGAGCTACAAAAGCAACCGGCATACAAAAGTACCTGCATAGCTTACAGTACAAGATTGAGCAAAAGTGCTATACCGGCAGCCAAAAATCCGATAAACGTTCAAGCACAACCACAAGGTCAACAAAAAGCATGGCATATTGTAGTTGCAAATTTCGAAACGCCAAATAAGGCTCTCAGATTTGCGCAACAACAATCAGCAAACGAAAAAATGCAGATAGAAGCTTACGGCACAAACAATGTTTACCGGATCATTGCAGGATCCTATTCGTCAGAAAAAGAAGCTGACATTAAGCTTGCAGAAATAAGAAAACGCGCAGCCTTCAAAACAGCATGGGTACTCCACAATCCAGTTTTGTTGAACTACCCCCTATCTTCAAAGCCGACTGTAGCTCCGAAAGCTACAGCACAGCCAGTAGTTCAAAAAACGACATCTTCAAACAGCAATATACCGCAATTAACTAACGATTCGTGGTATGTGGTAGTTGGCAATTACGTAACGCTACAACAAGCACAGCAATACGCCAATGCAACCGGGAAAGCAGAGAAAGTTTCGTTAAGTGTGGTAAAAGACAAGAAATTCTATCGGGTCATTGCCGGATCATTCAGCGACAAAGAAGCTGCTAACGCCAAGGTCAAAGAACTACACAAACATGCAGCCTTTGCTGAAGCCTGGGCATTCCACAAACCGCAAAAATAG
- a CDS encoding endonuclease MutS2 produces MIYPSNFEHKVGFDTVRTLLQERCLSAIGREEVELTVFSPVYDEVVRRLAETREMMDILMEESDAWPVSYYFDLREMLSRLRVEGTFPQESELFDLQRSLSTIRDLVQFFARRDETRYVALSACAEGTALFPEVLKRLDALLNPHGLLKDNASPALAQIRRDLFQVQGSISRTLHSILRKAQSEGFVEKDAAPSVRDGRLVIPVSPSFKRKLRGIVHDESATGKTVYIEPAEVVEANNRVRELQSDERREKIRILTEFANYIRPDLEELKEAYRVLGIFDFIRAKALFALDNGAIVPRIDNDCRVEWERAVHPLLQRTLKKVGKSIVPLDITLNEKQRILLISGPNAGGKSVCLKTVGLLQYMVQCGIPVSVSDASRFGIFDKLFIDIGDEQSIEDDLSTYSSHLLHMKHFIRNSNGKTLLLIDEFGTGTEPQIGGAIAEAVLHRLNTNGAFGVITTHYTNLKHFAETAEGIVNGAMLFDRHQLQPLYKLQIGIPGSSFAIEIARKIGLSEEVIAEASEKAGSAHVDLDKYVQDILRDKHYWENKRQQIRQKEKRLEELTARYETDQSEMKAQRKEVLNKAKAEAQQLLSEANATIENTIRRIKEAQAEREATRGARQEFEEFRTRLDEKPKHEKQPKEKHKPKPEKQHKKPEQPKQEPIKAGDRVKLAGHDSIGDVIEVDGNNVTVAFGNLKSTVKANRLERVSRNKEKEIVRQKGALGSDSDEVLRQRKLNFKQDIDVRGMRGDEALQAVQYFIDDALMMGVERVRILHGTGTGILRQLIRQYLGTIPGVRHFADEHVQLGGAGITVVDL; encoded by the coding sequence ATGATATATCCTTCAAATTTTGAGCATAAAGTGGGGTTCGACACTGTTCGTACCCTCCTGCAGGAACGCTGTCTTAGCGCTATTGGGCGCGAAGAGGTGGAACTGACCGTCTTTTCACCGGTTTACGATGAGGTGGTGCGCCGCCTTGCCGAGACGCGCGAAATGATGGACATCCTGATGGAGGAGTCTGATGCCTGGCCGGTGAGCTACTATTTCGATTTGCGCGAAATGCTCTCGCGTTTGCGGGTGGAGGGAACTTTTCCGCAGGAGTCGGAACTGTTCGACCTGCAACGTTCGCTGAGTACCATTCGCGATTTGGTGCAGTTTTTTGCCCGCCGTGACGAAACACGTTACGTGGCGTTGAGTGCTTGTGCCGAAGGTACCGCGCTTTTTCCCGAAGTGCTTAAACGGCTCGATGCCTTGCTCAATCCCCACGGATTGTTGAAAGACAATGCTTCGCCAGCATTGGCGCAGATCCGTCGCGACCTGTTTCAGGTGCAGGGCAGCATCTCACGTACCTTGCATTCTATTCTCAGAAAGGCGCAGTCTGAAGGTTTTGTGGAGAAAGATGCCGCTCCTTCGGTACGTGACGGCCGTCTGGTGATTCCCGTTTCTCCTTCGTTCAAACGGAAGTTGCGGGGTATCGTGCACGACGAATCGGCCACCGGGAAGACGGTCTACATAGAGCCTGCCGAGGTGGTGGAGGCCAACAACCGGGTACGTGAATTGCAATCGGACGAGCGGCGCGAGAAGATTCGCATCCTTACCGAGTTTGCTAACTACATTCGTCCCGATCTCGAAGAGCTAAAGGAAGCCTATCGCGTGTTGGGTATTTTCGATTTCATCCGTGCCAAAGCGCTTTTTGCACTCGATAATGGCGCCATTGTTCCCCGCATCGATAACGATTGTCGCGTGGAGTGGGAGCGTGCCGTTCATCCCCTGTTGCAACGCACTCTCAAGAAAGTGGGTAAGTCCATCGTTCCGCTCGATATTACGTTGAACGAAAAACAACGCATCCTGCTGATTTCGGGACCGAATGCTGGGGGTAAATCGGTCTGCCTGAAAACGGTGGGTTTACTGCAATACATGGTGCAGTGCGGTATTCCGGTATCGGTAAGTGATGCCAGCCGTTTCGGTATTTTCGACAAGCTTTTTATCGATATCGGCGATGAACAATCGATTGAGGACGATCTTTCGACCTACAGTTCGCACCTGTTGCACATGAAGCATTTTATCCGCAATAGCAACGGAAAAACCCTTTTGCTCATCGACGAATTCGGTACCGGTACTGAACCTCAGATCGGGGGCGCCATTGCTGAAGCGGTACTGCATCGCCTCAATACCAACGGTGCTTTCGGGGTGATTACCACCCACTACACCAACCTGAAACATTTTGCGGAGACGGCCGAAGGTATCGTCAACGGCGCCATGCTGTTCGATCGCCATCAGTTGCAACCTCTTTATAAATTACAAATTGGTATTCCCGGCAGTTCGTTTGCCATCGAAATTGCCCGCAAAATCGGACTTTCGGAAGAGGTAATTGCTGAAGCATCTGAAAAAGCAGGTTCGGCGCATGTCGATTTGGATAAGTATGTGCAGGATATTTTGCGCGACAAACATTACTGGGAAAACAAACGGCAGCAGATCCGCCAGAAAGAGAAACGGCTCGAGGAACTGACCGCCCGCTACGAAACCGATCAGAGCGAGATGAAGGCGCAGCGCAAAGAGGTGCTCAATAAGGCAAAAGCCGAGGCGCAGCAGCTGTTGTCGGAGGCCAATGCCACCATCGAAAATACGATTCGTCGCATTAAGGAGGCGCAGGCCGAACGGGAAGCTACCCGTGGCGCGCGTCAGGAGTTCGAGGAATTCCGTACCAGACTCGACGAAAAACCGAAGCACGAAAAACAACCCAAAGAAAAGCATAAACCCAAACCAGAGAAGCAACACAAAAAGCCTGAGCAACCGAAGCAAGAACCGATCAAAGCGGGCGATCGGGTGAAACTGGCTGGTCACGATTCCATTGGCGATGTAATTGAGGTGGATGGCAATAACGTCACTGTGGCGTTTGGAAATCTTAAATCGACCGTTAAAGCCAACCGTCTCGAACGGGTGAGTCGTAATAAAGAGAAAGAGATTGTCCGCCAGAAGGGTGCGTTGGGTAGTGATAGCGATGAGGTGTTGCGCCAGCGAAAACTTAACTTCAAACAGGATATCGACGTGCGCGGAATGCGAGGCGATGAGGCGTTACAAGCGGTGCAATATTTTATCGACGATGCCCTGATGATGGGCGTGGAGCGGGTGCGCATCCTTCACGGAACTGGTACCGGCATCCTTCGTCAACTCATCCGCCAATATTTGGGAACCATTCCCGGTGTGCGCCATTTTGCCGACGAACATGTGCAGTTGGGTGGCGCGGGAATTACCGTGGTAGATTTGTGA